Sequence from the Lysobacter solisilvae genome:
CCGGGCCTTGTCGAACAATCCGTCCTTGGACGACAGCATGATGACAGGCGTGTTCTTGAACAGGTGGTTGTTCTTGATCAGCGCACACGTCTGGTAGCCATCCAGGCGCGGCATCATGATGTCGACGAAGATGATCTGGGGTTGCTGGTCGGCGATCTTGGCCAAGGCCTCGAAGCCGTCAGTGGCGGTCACCACGTCGCAGCCCTCGCGCTTGAGCAGGGTCTCCGCAGTGCGCCGGATGGTCTTGGAATCGTCGATCACCATGACCTTCAGGCCGTCGAGGTTGCTGTTGCCGCCCTCTTGCATGCTTTCCTTCCCCATTGTGTGCGAACGCTGTGCCCCCGCACATCGCGAAGCGCCTTTATTTCAAGCCCTGCGCGGACTGTCAAGCACGGATCGTCTTTTGCGCCCATCCTGAATGTGCGGGGGTTCTCGGCTGGAGCGGCGCCTGCCGTGGTGCGTCTGGAACGTCAGGTTCCGCGGCACAAGATGACGCGGCTGCTACCATCCCCGCTCCATTTTCGACCGGCGCCACCATGCCGTTGGACATCGTCGTAGTGATGGACCCGATCGGGTCGATCAGGATCGCCAAGGACTCCACCTTCGCCATGCTGCTGGAAGGCCAGCGCCGCGGGCACCGCCTATGGTACGTCCGGCCGGGCGGCC
This genomic interval carries:
- the pilG gene encoding twitching motility response regulator PilG encodes the protein MQEGGNSNLDGLKVMVIDDSKTIRRTAETLLKREGCDVVTATDGFEALAKIADQQPQIIFVDIMMPRLDGYQTCALIKNNHLFKNTPVIMLSSKDGLFDKARGRIVGSEQYLTKPFTREELLDAIRTHVHA